One region of Pseudomonas sp. ABC1 genomic DNA includes:
- the hxsD gene encoding His-Xaa-Ser system protein HxsD, which produces MTWVLTVVIDESTYPLRVAQKSAYALSSTLSILIARQEGCLHLTVTPADPRIDAPQLSEAYARMLITRSLNDFSLREQIQQETAGLRELLAGVALREAGV; this is translated from the coding sequence ATGACGTGGGTACTGACAGTAGTAATAGACGAGAGTACCTACCCGCTGAGGGTCGCGCAGAAATCTGCATACGCTTTGTCTTCGACCCTCTCGATACTCATTGCTCGACAAGAGGGCTGCCTGCACCTCACCGTCACGCCTGCAGATCCTAGAATCGACGCACCTCAATTGAGTGAAGCGTACGCCCGCATGCTGATTACTCGCTCGCTGAATGACTTTTCTCTTCGAGAGCAGATTCAGCAAGAGACTGCAGGCCTGCGAGAACTGCTGGCCGGCGTCGCTCTCAGGGAGGCAGGGGTTTAA
- the ihfA gene encoding integration host factor subunit alpha, which yields MAALTKAEMAERLHEELGLNKREAKELVELFFEEIRQALEQNEQVKLSGFGNFDLRDKRQRPGRNPKTGEEIPITARRVVTFRPGQKLKARVEAYAGTKS from the coding sequence ATGGCGGCCCTGACGAAAGCAGAAATGGCGGAGCGTCTTCACGAAGAGCTCGGCTTGAATAAACGCGAGGCCAAGGAACTGGTCGAGCTTTTTTTCGAAGAAATTCGTCAGGCCCTTGAACAGAACGAGCAGGTCAAATTGTCCGGCTTCGGCAATTTCGACCTGCGCGACAAACGCCAGCGGCCAGGACGCAATCCCAAGACGGGTGAAGAAATACCTATCACGGCTCGCCGCGTAGTGACCTTCCGCCCAGGACAGAAACTCAAGGCCAGAGTAGAAGCCTATGCTGGAACCAAGTCATAA
- the pheT gene encoding phenylalanine--tRNA ligase subunit beta, whose amino-acid sequence MKFSEQWLRSWVNPDVSSDELVARLSMRGLEVDSATPVAGAFSGVVIGEVLSAEQHPDADKLRVCQVSDGAQTLQVVCGAPNVRPGLRIPFATIGAELPGGFKIKKAKLRGVESNGMLCSASELQISDENDGLLELAADAPVGADIREYLGLDDISIEIGLTPNRGDCLSIAGLARDVGAIYGEPVQALEVVPVSAVHDEVRSVEVAAPEACPRYLGRVIRNIDISRPTPVWMVERLRRSDIRSIDAVVDITNYVMLELGQPLHAFDLKQIQGGVRVRMAEEGEQLVLLDGQKVTLRADTLVIADHERALAIAGVMGGEFSGVAKDTRDLFLESAFFDTIALAGKARSYGLHTDASHRYERGVDAELARKAIERATALLLEIVGGEPGHVIEALSKDHLPSVAPITLRHERIEQLLGLSLPDEQVVALLSALELKLLEQSPGVWFVEVPRHRFDISLEVDLIEEIARLYGYDRLPVRYPQVRLAPGARSESSIELPALRKTLVARGYQEAITYSFIDAKSFAQFHPDQQPLSLSNPISADLSVMRSSLWPGLVKALQYNLNRQRTRVRLFEAGLRFVGQLQNGLEGLIQERVLSGLLSGARFPESWSNSRDTFDFFDAKADVEALLAVAGDSAAYRFVVGEHPALHPGQTARIERDGRLVGFVGSLHPRLASELGIEQPVYLFELLVPELLEGSLPQFVELSRFPEVRRDLALLIERDIPAGAVLEAIREVAGEYLTDVRLFDVYQGKGIDPLSKSLAVGLTWQHPSRTLNDDEINSALQGTLDLLRDRFNATLRK is encoded by the coding sequence ATGAAGTTCAGTGAACAGTGGCTGCGTAGCTGGGTGAACCCTGATGTTTCCAGTGATGAACTGGTTGCTCGTCTCTCCATGCGAGGCCTGGAAGTCGACTCGGCAACGCCTGTGGCGGGAGCCTTCAGCGGTGTGGTCATCGGCGAGGTATTGAGTGCCGAGCAACACCCCGATGCGGACAAGCTGCGTGTCTGCCAGGTCAGCGATGGCGCGCAGACGCTGCAGGTGGTCTGTGGTGCGCCGAATGTGCGGCCAGGCCTGCGTATTCCCTTTGCAACCATCGGCGCGGAATTACCGGGTGGCTTCAAGATCAAGAAGGCCAAGTTGAGAGGTGTCGAGTCCAACGGCATGCTCTGCTCGGCCTCCGAGTTGCAGATCAGCGATGAGAACGACGGCCTGCTGGAACTGGCGGCGGACGCTCCCGTTGGTGCGGACATTCGTGAATACCTTGGCCTCGACGACATCAGTATCGAAATCGGCCTGACGCCGAACCGTGGCGACTGTTTGTCCATTGCAGGCCTTGCGCGTGATGTCGGCGCCATTTATGGCGAGCCGGTACAAGCCCTTGAGGTCGTGCCGGTGAGTGCTGTCCATGATGAAGTCCGCAGCGTCGAAGTGGCTGCCCCCGAGGCTTGCCCGCGTTACCTGGGGCGTGTCATTCGCAATATCGATATCTCGCGTCCGACGCCCGTATGGATGGTCGAGCGCCTGCGCCGCTCCGATATTCGCAGCATCGATGCGGTAGTCGATATCACCAACTATGTGATGCTTGAGCTGGGCCAGCCTTTGCATGCGTTCGACCTGAAGCAGATCCAGGGTGGAGTTCGTGTGCGCATGGCGGAAGAGGGCGAGCAACTGGTACTGCTGGATGGGCAGAAAGTGACCTTGCGGGCGGATACACTGGTCATCGCCGACCATGAGCGTGCATTGGCCATTGCCGGTGTCATGGGTGGAGAGTTCAGTGGTGTCGCCAAGGATACGCGGGACCTGTTCCTGGAAAGTGCATTCTTCGACACCATCGCACTGGCGGGCAAGGCCCGCTCCTACGGCCTGCATACCGATGCTTCGCATCGTTATGAGCGTGGCGTGGATGCAGAGTTGGCACGTAAGGCTATCGAGCGTGCGACAGCCTTGTTGCTGGAAATCGTTGGTGGTGAGCCAGGGCACGTCATCGAGGCGCTGTCCAAGGATCACTTGCCATCCGTAGCGCCGATTACCTTGCGGCATGAGCGAATTGAGCAGCTTCTGGGACTCTCCTTACCTGATGAGCAAGTTGTCGCTCTGCTATCCGCATTGGAGCTGAAGCTGCTTGAGCAATCACCAGGTGTCTGGTTTGTCGAAGTGCCGAGACATCGCTTCGATATCAGCCTGGAAGTCGATCTGATCGAGGAGATTGCACGGCTTTATGGTTATGACCGTCTACCGGTCCGTTATCCGCAAGTACGCCTGGCGCCTGGCGCTCGCTCGGAGTCTTCCATTGAGTTGCCTGCCTTGCGTAAGACGTTGGTGGCACGAGGTTACCAGGAGGCGATTACTTACAGTTTCATCGATGCCAAGTCCTTCGCTCAGTTCCATCCAGACCAGCAGCCGTTGTCGTTATCCAATCCGATTTCGGCGGACTTGTCAGTGATGCGCTCCTCTCTCTGGCCAGGGCTGGTCAAGGCGTTGCAGTACAACCTGAATCGTCAGCGCACCCGTGTGCGCTTGTTCGAAGCTGGACTGCGCTTTGTCGGGCAACTGCAGAATGGGCTCGAAGGGCTCATCCAGGAGCGTGTTTTGTCTGGACTGCTGAGTGGCGCCCGCTTCCCTGAAAGCTGGAGCAACTCGCGTGACACCTTCGATTTTTTCGATGCCAAGGCTGATGTAGAAGCATTGCTGGCGGTGGCTGGAGATTCTGCTGCCTATCGCTTCGTTGTTGGCGAGCATCCAGCGCTGCATCCGGGGCAGACTGCGCGTATCGAACGTGATGGGCGCCTGGTTGGCTTTGTCGGTAGCCTGCACCCGCGTCTGGCGAGTGAACTGGGTATCGAACAGCCTGTCTATTTGTTCGAGCTGCTGGTGCCGGAACTCTTGGAAGGGAGTTTGCCGCAATTCGTTGAGCTATCACGCTTTCCCGAAGTGCGCCGCGACCTTGCATTGCTGATTGAGCGGGATATTCCTGCTGGTGCCGTACTGGAGGCCATACGTGAGGTTGCCGGTGAGTATTTGACGGATGTGCGGTTGTTCGATGTCTACCAAGGCAAAGGAATCGACCCACTCAGCAAAAGCCTGGCCGTTGGCTTGACCTGGCAACACCCTTCACGCACTCTAAATGACGATGAAATAAACAGTGCCCTGCAGGGCACGCTTGACTTACTGAGAGACAGGTTCAACGCAACGTTAAGGAAGTAG
- the hxsB gene encoding His-Xaa-Ser system radical SAM maturase HxsB, whose translation MALVAREVGYKLLPFRFLRMEDTSTNNVLITAETGEYLFISAQQLRQLVDKQLERGTSLYKDLLARHFIFEPQRHNPIPEIAAQYRSRKEFLFGGPALHLFVVTLRCNHTCQYCQVSRAPLGGSGHDMSPEHARHAVDRLFESPSPVLTVEFQGGEPLLAFDRIRQIVEAVVERNEHAKRSIQFVISSTLHHLTDEILDFAKTHGIQFSTSLDGPAFLHNANRPTPGKDAYERTLEGIEKVRERLGSDAVSALTTLTARSLQYPQAIIDEYVLRGFNSIALRPLSPYGFAKKSSQRLDYSMDEYLDFYKASLAYLIKINQQGVYLSEGYTSLLLSNVLTPFSSGYVDLRSPLGAGLGTLLYNYDGDVYPSDEARMLLEMGENGLKLGHVTQPLQRLLSSPVIELLLSAGVAEALPGCSDCALVPYCGADPIEHFARQGDPVGHRAFSTFCQKNSELLTHLFRLLRDGDEATQRVLLSWLSRRSLGDLPVAGYRG comes from the coding sequence ATAGCATTGGTAGCGAGGGAGGTCGGCTACAAGCTCCTGCCTTTCCGATTCCTGCGCATGGAAGATACCAGCACGAACAATGTGCTCATTACTGCTGAAACAGGGGAATACCTGTTCATATCCGCGCAACAGCTGCGCCAACTCGTAGATAAGCAGCTCGAACGTGGGACGTCGCTGTACAAAGACCTATTGGCCCGACACTTCATATTCGAGCCGCAACGGCACAACCCGATCCCTGAAATCGCAGCACAATATCGCAGCCGGAAAGAGTTTCTGTTTGGTGGGCCGGCCCTGCATCTATTCGTCGTCACGTTGCGATGCAATCACACCTGTCAGTACTGCCAAGTATCTCGGGCGCCGCTCGGGGGCTCAGGCCACGATATGTCGCCTGAGCATGCACGCCATGCAGTTGATCGGCTGTTTGAGTCACCCTCACCCGTTCTCACGGTGGAGTTCCAGGGCGGCGAGCCGCTGCTCGCATTTGATCGCATTCGGCAGATCGTTGAAGCCGTGGTGGAACGAAATGAACATGCGAAACGCAGCATTCAGTTCGTCATCAGCAGCACCCTGCATCACCTGACAGATGAAATACTGGATTTCGCGAAGACCCACGGCATCCAGTTTTCCACCTCTCTGGATGGCCCAGCATTCCTGCATAACGCCAACCGCCCTACTCCCGGGAAAGACGCCTACGAGCGCACACTGGAAGGTATCGAGAAGGTCAGGGAACGGTTGGGGAGCGATGCTGTATCGGCGTTGACCACCCTGACCGCAAGAAGCCTCCAATACCCGCAGGCCATTATCGACGAGTACGTGTTGCGGGGCTTCAACAGCATTGCACTGCGCCCACTGAGCCCATACGGATTCGCGAAGAAATCCAGTCAGCGCCTGGATTACTCAATGGATGAATACCTCGATTTCTACAAGGCATCACTGGCCTACCTGATCAAGATCAACCAACAGGGCGTCTACCTTTCTGAAGGCTACACCTCCCTGTTGCTCAGTAACGTACTGACGCCATTTTCGTCAGGCTACGTGGATTTACGCTCGCCACTCGGGGCAGGACTGGGCACCCTTCTCTACAACTATGACGGTGACGTCTACCCATCCGACGAAGCACGCATGCTGCTCGAAATGGGAGAAAACGGCCTGAAACTGGGACACGTGACACAGCCACTACAGAGGCTGCTGAGCTCACCAGTCATAGAGCTACTGCTCTCCGCTGGCGTGGCTGAAGCCCTCCCAGGCTGTTCAGATTGTGCGCTCGTGCCTTACTGCGGCGCTGACCCCATCGAGCACTTCGCGCGTCAGGGTGACCCCGTCGGCCACCGGGCGTTCAGCACCTTCTGCCAAAAGAACTCCGAACTGCTCACCCACCTATTTCGCCTGCTTCGCGACGGTGATGAGGCCACGCAGCGGGTACTTCTTTCCTGGTTATCTCGGCGCTCCCTGGGGGATCTTCCAGTCGCCGGCTACAGAGGGTAG
- the hxsA gene encoding His-Xaa-Ser repeat protein HxsA gives MKLISRWKLLIGQTIAMLPVVATSMAQANQVALAGSDWTPRASDGPPVFKNTLNSADAINIYAAHRSHSSHRSHSSHRSHYSGSGGGYSAPRQYTPPPAPAPRTSYSNPSPGPAHGSSSNFNGTPSSSTSNTQVPSQKARPAGSDLSLLIMRVQMALMVKKYYTGSIDGIMGNGTRGALMAFQMDSGLAISGKMDTATLNALGVAIP, from the coding sequence ATGAAACTCATCAGTCGATGGAAACTGTTGATTGGCCAAACCATCGCCATGCTCCCAGTAGTGGCAACCTCTATGGCTCAGGCCAACCAGGTAGCCCTGGCGGGCTCCGATTGGACACCCCGCGCGAGTGATGGGCCTCCAGTGTTCAAGAACACGCTGAACTCGGCGGACGCCATAAACATCTACGCAGCGCATCGCTCACATAGCTCCCACCGTTCGCACAGCTCCCACCGCTCCCACTACAGCGGTTCCGGAGGAGGCTACAGCGCACCCAGGCAATACACTCCGCCTCCAGCCCCTGCTCCGCGCACTTCATACAGCAACCCCAGCCCTGGCCCCGCGCATGGCTCCAGTTCTAACTTCAATGGCACTCCAAGTAGCTCAACATCGAACACCCAGGTTCCCTCCCAGAAAGCACGGCCAGCAGGCAGCGACCTCTCCCTCCTGATCATGCGGGTACAGATGGCACTGATGGTGAAGAAGTACTACACCGGATCTATCGACGGGATCATGGGCAACGGCACACGTGGTGCCTTGATGGCATTCCAGATGGACTCGGGGCTTGCCATTAGCGGGAAGATGGATACAGCGACGCTGAACGCTCTCGGGGTCGCGATTCCATAG
- a CDS encoding helix-turn-helix domain-containing protein, which translates to MMNLSLTRPQEVVKLLCTRLRQERLAQQMTQAEVAARAGIGVGTLSNLEAGRSVAFDSVVRVAMVLGRLNELEALFRPQLDSLDDVLRYEHGVQRQRVRRKSGNA; encoded by the coding sequence ATTATGAATTTATCACTTACCAGGCCGCAAGAGGTCGTCAAACTGCTCTGCACGCGATTGCGCCAGGAGCGCCTGGCCCAGCAGATGACGCAGGCTGAAGTAGCCGCTCGTGCCGGCATCGGGGTCGGTACTCTGTCCAATCTGGAGGCGGGGCGTAGCGTAGCGTTCGACAGTGTCGTTCGCGTGGCCATGGTTCTGGGGCGTCTCAATGAATTGGAGGCGTTGTTCCGGCCGCAACTGGATAGCCTAGACGACGTCCTTCGTTACGAGCATGGTGTTCAGCGTCAGCGTGTCAGAAGGAAGTCCGGCAATGCTTGA
- a CDS encoding MerR family transcriptional regulator, with product MLEPSHNDELPTIPGKRYFTIGEVSELCLVKPHVLRYWEQEFPQLSPVKRRGNRRYYQRQDVLMIRQIRGLLYDEGFTIGGARQRLSGEAAHDNSTQYKQLIRQTITELEEVLLVLQA from the coding sequence ATGCTGGAACCAAGTCATAACGATGAGCTTCCCACCATTCCTGGTAAGCGCTATTTCACCATTGGCGAAGTGAGTGAGCTATGTCTGGTCAAGCCGCATGTCCTGCGTTACTGGGAGCAGGAGTTTCCTCAGCTCAGCCCGGTGAAGCGGCGTGGTAACCGCCGTTATTACCAACGCCAGGACGTTCTGATGATTCGCCAGATCCGTGGGTTGCTCTACGACGAAGGGTTCACCATCGGTGGTGCAAGGCAGCGCCTTTCCGGCGAAGCCGCCCATGATAACAGCACGCAATACAAGCAGCTTATCAGGCAGACGATTACCGAACTGGAAGAGGTTCTCTTGGTGCTGCAGGCCTGA
- the hxsC gene encoding His-Xaa-Ser system radical SAM maturase HxsC, which produces MLRLDTQFDIHNLTCTRLFKVITPAELIEKGTAVCAGEASLSDFALWLEEPESAYSQQLLSLPVGGLILPGSETAIDDFHGPQISNPNDLSVVQPGDVIVVSPDSRVVRVLYRRGSNSNLMFMTDRCNSLCLMCSQPPKDIDDLWHVEENLRLIDLMDPGEEQVGISGGEPTLHKEGLLAIIAKAKEVIAEKSLHLLSNGRLQSDSNWISDLKGIDHPYLTWGIPLYADNADDHDHVVQSPGAFSETLQGLYNLARANQRIEVRVVLSKLTAPRLPELAHFIFRNMPFVQHVALMGIENMGLAKKHYDELWIDPLDYQKELGLAAHFLDIRGVPVSVYNLPLCVLEPSLFTFYRQSISDWKNLFIDACQDCAAVTQCAGFFKSHSSRWQSRGIRPLTAVELGTYARRAI; this is translated from the coding sequence ATGCTTCGCCTGGATACTCAATTCGATATACACAACCTGACTTGTACCCGCCTGTTCAAGGTCATCACTCCAGCAGAGTTGATCGAGAAAGGCACGGCCGTGTGTGCAGGAGAAGCCAGTTTGAGCGACTTCGCTCTTTGGCTGGAGGAGCCCGAATCAGCCTACTCCCAGCAACTGCTTTCCCTGCCCGTCGGAGGCCTGATTCTCCCTGGGAGCGAAACGGCGATTGACGATTTCCATGGCCCGCAGATTTCCAACCCCAATGACCTGAGCGTCGTTCAGCCTGGAGATGTGATCGTCGTCTCTCCGGACTCCCGAGTGGTAAGGGTGCTCTACAGACGCGGCTCCAACAGCAATCTGATGTTCATGACTGATCGCTGCAACAGCCTGTGCCTGATGTGCTCTCAGCCCCCTAAAGATATCGATGACCTCTGGCACGTCGAAGAAAACCTTCGCCTTATCGACTTGATGGATCCTGGCGAGGAACAGGTCGGAATCAGTGGTGGAGAGCCCACGCTGCACAAAGAGGGACTTCTCGCGATCATCGCCAAGGCCAAGGAAGTCATCGCAGAAAAATCATTGCACCTTCTAAGCAATGGCCGTCTACAGAGCGACTCCAACTGGATTTCCGACCTCAAGGGAATCGATCACCCGTATCTGACTTGGGGCATTCCGCTATACGCCGATAACGCAGATGACCACGACCATGTCGTCCAGTCTCCCGGTGCCTTTAGCGAAACGCTTCAGGGGCTCTACAACCTCGCTCGTGCGAACCAGCGCATCGAGGTTCGCGTCGTCTTGAGCAAGCTGACAGCACCACGGTTGCCAGAATTGGCGCATTTCATTTTCAGGAACATGCCCTTCGTTCAGCACGTCGCACTGATGGGCATCGAAAACATGGGGCTCGCGAAGAAACACTATGACGAGCTGTGGATCGACCCGCTGGACTATCAGAAGGAACTGGGCCTGGCTGCGCACTTCCTGGATATTCGTGGCGTGCCAGTCTCGGTCTACAACCTCCCCCTCTGCGTGCTTGAGCCTTCGCTCTTCACCTTCTACCGGCAGAGCATTTCGGATTGGAAGAATCTTTTCATCGATGCCTGCCAGGACTGCGCTGCGGTCACACAGTGCGCCGGTTTCTTCAAGTCGCATTCCTCTCGGTGGCAGAGCCGAGGCATTCGCCCCCTTACAGCAGTTGAGCTGGGCACATACGCAAGGAGAGCAATATGA